A single genomic interval of Helianthus annuus cultivar XRQ/B chromosome 13, HanXRQr2.0-SUNRISE, whole genome shotgun sequence harbors:
- the LOC110886334 gene encoding putative disease resistance RPP13-like protein 1: MGGVGKTTLARLLYNDTKVQDYFEPKAWVCVSDDFDIFKITDAILQDVTKENKKFKDLNQLQKALSEQFKDKRFLLVVDDVWSEKYADWENLVRPFLSCAPGSRIIMTTRKNQLLKQIGLHNVDHLESLPNEDALRLFAIHALGVDNFNSHTTLKPQAEGIVKKCGRLPLALKAIGRLLRTKTDREDWDDVLNSEIWDVEIGNATESGKDVENSDKIVPALRISYHELSADLKQLFAYCSLFPKDFLFDKEELVSLWMAEGFLNPSKSPERLGREYFEILLSRSFFQHAPNDESLFIMHDLMNDLATFVAGEFFLRFDNHMKTKTEALAKYRHMSFTREEYVGYQKFEAFKGAKSLRTFLAVSLGVDKGWVSYYLSSKILDDLLPELTLLRVLSLSRFQISEVPEFIGTLKHLRYLNLSRTNIKELPENVGNLYNLQTLIVSECRG, from the coding sequence ATGGGTGGGGTTGGAAAAACCACTCTAGCTAGACTTTTGTATAATGATACAAAGGTGCAGGATTACTTTGAACCCAAGGCATGGGTTTGTGTTTCAGATGATTTTGATATTTTCAAGATAACTGATGCTATCCTTCAAGATGTGACTAAAGAAAACAAGAAATTTAAAGATCTGAATCAGCTTCAAAAGGCTCTCAGTGAGCAATTTAAGGACAAACGATTTCTACTAGTAGTTGATGATGTGTGGAGTGAAAAGTATGCGGATTGGGAAAACCTAGTGCGCCCATTTCTATCATGTGCTCCTGGAAGTAGGATAATCATGACAACACGTAAGAATCAATTGCTCAAACAGATAGGTTTGCATAATGTAGACCATCTCGAGAGTTTGCCGAATGAAGATGCACTGCGTTTATTTGCAATACATGCATTGGGGGTAGATAACTTCAACTCACACACGACACTTAAACCGCAAGCTGAAGGTATTGTGAAAAAGTGTGGTCGTTTGCCTTTGGCTTTAAAGGCAATTGGAAGGCTTTTAAGGACAAAAACAGATAGAGAAGACTGGGATGACGTGTTGAATAGCGAGATATGGGATGTAGAAATCGGTAATGCCACTGAAAGTGGTAAAGATGTAGAAAATAGTGACAAGATTGTTCCGGCACTTAGGATAAGCTACCATGAACTTTCTGCAGATTTGAAGCAGTTGTTTGCATACTGTTCCTTGTTCCCCAAAGACTTTTTGTTTGACAAGGAGGAGTTGGTATCATTGTGGATGGCAGAAGGGTTTTTGAACCCATCCAAGTCACCAGAACGCTTGGGCCGTGaatattttgaaattttattatCAAGGTCATTTTTCCAACATGCACCTAATGATGAATCATTGTTTATCATGCATGATCTGATGAATGACTTGGCCACTTTTGTTGCCGGAGAATTTTTTCTAAGGTTTGACAATCATATGAAGACAAAGACAGAAGCTTTGGCAAAGTATCGACATATGTCATTTACTCGCGAGGAGTATGTAGGTTACCAAAAGTTTGAGGCATTCAAAGGAGCCAAAAGCTTGAGAACATTTTTAGCAGTATCTCTCGGTGTAGATAAAGGTTGGGTCTCTTATTACTTATCCTCTAAGATTTTGGATGACTTACTTCCAGAGTTAACATTGTTAAGGGTCCTTTCTTTGAGTCGTTTTCAGATAAGTGAGGTACCGGAGTTCATTGGTACTTTGAAACACTTGCGGTATCTTAACTTATCTCGAACAAATATAAAAGAGTTACCGGAGAATGTTGGCAACCTTTATAATCTACAGACATTGATTGTTTCTGAGTGTCGGGGTTAA
- the LOC110883155 gene encoding serine/threonine-protein kinase RIPK-like, with protein MITHDFAFSNYLGEGGFGTIHKGFIDDKLRPGVVEAQPVAVKLLDLDGGQGHNEWLSEVTFLGQLRHPHLVKLIGYCCEDKNRLLVYEYMARGNLESQLFRRYSISLPWLTRIKIALGAAKGLAFLHGEEKPVIATSELQIFYWDRIIRLNFRILG; from the exons ATGATCACACATGATTTCGCTTTCAGTAACTACCTCGGTGAAGGTGGCTTTGGAACGATTCATAAAGGCTTCATCGACGATAAGCTTAGGCCCGGGGTAGTAGAGGCGCAACCTGTTGCCGTTAAACTCTTGGATTTGGATGGTGGTCAAGGTCACAATGAATGGCTG TCTGAGGTGACCTTTTTGGGGCAATTGAGGCATCCACATCTAGTGAAGTTGATCGGTTATTGTTGTGAAGACAAGAACAGGCTTCTTGTATATGAATATATGGCAAGGGGCAATTTGGAGAGTCAACTATTTAGAA GGTATTCGATTTCTTTGCCGTGGCTGACAAGGATTAAAATCGCACTTGGTGCTGCAAAAGGGCTAGCCTTTCTTCATGGGGAGGAAAAACCCGTTATCGCGACTTCTGAACTTCAAATATTCTATTGGGATCG GATTATACGGCTAAACTTTCGGATTTTGGGTTAG
- the LOC110864201 gene encoding putative disease resistance protein At3g14460 translates to MVSYGGTQISNWVGDRSFHELVNVSIRGCKKCTSLPPFGLLPSLKRLHIQGMDEVKLIGLELTGNDVNAFRSLEVLTFEDMSGWEGWSTKNEGSAAVFPCLKELYVKNCPQLINVSLQALPSLKVLRIDTCGDGVLRSLVQVASSVTKLTISCVSGLIYEVWRGVIGYLKEVEDLSIEECNEIEYLWESETEASKLLVRLKELRLDFCSGLVSLEEKEEDDNFGSSTLLSLRTLYVNSCSSIKRLCCPNSIESLEIIGCSVITDVYLPKEGGNKLKSVRIWGCYKLEGKINKTSMPMLETLTIIAWENLRSISKLSNSTHLTSLRVSFCPHIMSLPELQLSNLTRLSIFECESLVSLPELSNLTSLSVSDCKSLESLPELSNLTHFEISECESLVSLPELSNLTFLSISNCERLVSLPELKNLALLKDLKIRRCPGIDVSIHGGRWPPKLCSLKLEGLKKPISEWGDQNFPGSLVELSLYDEPDVRNFSQLSHLFPSSLTSLVISTFDNLESLSTGLQHLTSLQHLYIGNCPKVKDLPETLLPSLLSLGIYDHCPKLKERCEGRGSHYWPRISHIPKIEIDCRIYS, encoded by the exons ATGGTGTCATACGGGGGAACACAAATTTCAAATTGGGTTGGTGATCGCTCCTTTCATGAGTTGGTTAATGTGTCAATACGTGGTTGTAAAAAATGCACATCTCTACCCCCATTTGGGTTGCTCCCATCACTTAAGAGGTTGCATATTCAAGGCATGGATGAGGTTAAACTCATAGGTCTGGAGTTAACCGGAAATGATGTTAACGCCTTCCGTTCACTTGAAGTGCTAACATTTGAAGATATGTCTGGATGGGAGGGGTGGTCAACTAAAAATGAGGGTTCAGCAGCAGTGTTTCCATGCCTTAAAGAGCTTTATGTAAAGAATTGTCCACAATTGATTAATGTCTCACTTCAAGCACTGCCTTCACTCAAGGTTCTTAGAATTGACACATGTGGTGATGGTGTGTTGAGAAGTCTAGTTCAGGTAGCTTCATCAGTCACTAAATTGACAATAAGTTGTGTATCAGGGCTTATATATGAGGTGTGGAGAGGAGTTATAGggtatcttaaggaagttgaaGATTTAAGTATTGAAGAATGTAATGAAATAGAATACTTGTGGGAATCAGAAACAGAGGCAAGTAAGCTTCTTGTGAGATTAAAGGAATTGAGATTAGACTTCTGTTCAGGTTTGGTAAGTTTAGAAGAGAAAGAGGAGGATGACAATTTTGGGAGCAGCACCCTGTTATCTCTTAGAACTTTGTATGTAAATTCTTGTAGTAGCATAAAGCGTTTATGTTGTCCAAATAGCATTGAGAGTTTGGAAATTATTGGTTGTTCAGTTATTACAGATGTCTACCTCCCAAAAGAAGGAGGGAATAAGCTCAAATCAGTTAGAATATGGGGTTGTTATAAACTTGagggaaaaatcaacaaaacaagCATGCCAATGCTTGAAACCCTAACTATTATTGCTTGGGAAAATCTAAGATCAATCAGTAAATTGAGTAACTCCACTCACCTCACCAGCCTGCGTGTATCATTTTGTCCACATATCATGTCACTTCCAGAGCTTCAGCTATCAAACCTCACCCGTTTGTCAATTTTTGAATGTGAAAGTCTGGTGTCATTACCTGAGCTATCGAATCTCACCAGTTTGTCAGTTAGTGATTGTAAAAGTCTGGAGTCATTACCTGAGCTATCAAACCTCACCCATTTTGAAATTTCTGAATGTGAAAGTCTGGTGTCATTACCTGAGCTATCAAACCTCACCTTTTTGTCAATTAGTAATTGCGAACGTCTAGTGTCATTACCTGAGCTAAAGAATCTCGCCTTGTTAAAAGATCTGAAAATCAGAAGGTGTCCAGGTATTGATGTTTCCATTCATGGTGGGCGTTGGCCTCCCAAATTGTGCTCACTTAAACTAGAAGGGTTGAAGAAGCCCATATCAGAGTGGGGGGATCAGAATTTCCCAGGTTCCCTTGTTGAACTATCTTTATATGATGAACCTGATGTGAGGAATTTTAGTCAATTGTCCCACCTTTTCCCTTCTTCTCTTACATCTTTGGTAATATCCACATTTGATAATCTGGAATCACTATCAACCGGACTCCAACACCTCACATCTCTTCAACATCTGTACATTGGGAATTGCCCAAAGGTGAAAGATCTACCAGAGACGCTGTTACCTTCACTTTTGAGTTTGGGAATATATGATCATTGCCCAAAATTGAAAGAAAGGTGTGAAGGAAGAGGCTCCCACTACTGGCCCCGAATCTCTCATATCCCCAAAATCGAAATAGACTGCAG GATTTATTCATGA